The following are encoded together in the Pedobacter sp. D749 genome:
- a CDS encoding peptidase domain-containing ABC transporter, whose amino-acid sequence MKSIKEYIYDLFYKFPHFSQLESNDCGPACLKIIFEYYNYKVPFDDIRNRSKLDWKGTSLYRIESIAKDFDFNTISISVTWDKLSADAILPAIVMIQQKHFAVLYEINAHHVLISDPAIGRLRYTIAEFKTIWESESGEGIALLLHPTKPFTSTNFEKTKNKKFYREVEKYVSGNKGAFALIFLGLLLGSLIQLLLPFSTQLIVDEGINYKNVNLIVLICLGQFVLIISKAIIDLIRRWILVHMATLFNISLIYTFLLKLIKLPLAYFEFKSHGDLLQRIEDHKRIDRLINSSSLNAAFSAFTFILYGFILLTYNKVIFVFFLVFSIIYFLYNICFSKYRKILDYKRFQKFSESSDSIFQMIFGINEIKIYQAEHQKLLKWKNVQADIFKINIQSSKLLNFQEVGSLFLSEIKNFGILFYCSLLVIRGDLTLGMMLSVQYIVGLLSVPLYEFIIFMNDFVESRAAYERIVDIYEFPDEQHELSLTDIVNIKNYQAPKSADLQTSILFNDSVNQQSEQISNDIKTKYVPEKEIIDYNLDVKNASFTYQKSYANDDNLFKLKNINFSLTSGKKTAIVGSSGSGKTTLLKVILRFYPIDDGNIFLNNDLFYNIPVDQWRSLCSPVLQDGYIFSDTIANNIALGDANPHIDKVTKAARVAEIFDFVNSLPGKFETFIGGNGHGLSQGQKQRILIARAIYKDSPFFFFDEATSSLDSLNERNIMDNIYNSLGDKTMLIIAHRLSTVIRADEILVMDNGEIVERGNHTSLVAQKGMYYNLVKNQLDLAKE is encoded by the coding sequence ATGAAATCAATAAAGGAATATATATATGACTTGTTTTATAAATTCCCCCATTTTAGTCAATTAGAATCTAACGACTGTGGGCCAGCTTGCTTAAAGATTATTTTTGAATATTATAATTATAAAGTTCCATTTGACGATATAAGAAATAGGAGTAAACTTGACTGGAAAGGCACAAGTCTATACCGAATTGAGTCAATTGCGAAAGACTTCGATTTTAATACCATTTCAATAAGTGTAACATGGGATAAATTGTCTGCGGATGCAATTTTACCTGCTATAGTAATGATTCAACAAAAGCATTTTGCAGTTCTCTATGAAATAAACGCACATCATGTATTAATTTCTGATCCAGCAATTGGGAGATTAAGATACACTATAGCTGAATTTAAAACTATTTGGGAGTCCGAATCCGGTGAGGGTATCGCATTGCTTTTACATCCTACAAAACCTTTCACCTCTACAAACTTCGAAAAAACGAAAAATAAAAAATTTTATCGCGAAGTTGAAAAATATGTATCCGGCAACAAAGGAGCATTTGCATTAATATTTTTAGGCTTACTTTTAGGTAGTTTGATACAATTATTACTGCCATTTTCAACACAGCTAATTGTAGATGAGGGTATCAATTATAAAAATGTTAACCTCATAGTGCTTATCTGTTTAGGACAATTTGTATTGATAATATCCAAGGCTATAATTGATCTTATTAGAAGATGGATTTTGGTGCACATGGCTACTCTTTTTAATATCTCACTTATCTATACATTTTTATTAAAATTGATTAAGTTGCCTCTGGCTTATTTCGAATTTAAATCACATGGGGATTTATTGCAAAGAATAGAGGATCATAAAAGAATTGATCGTTTGATTAATTCTTCTTCTTTGAATGCGGCTTTTTCTGCTTTCACTTTTATATTATATGGTTTTATATTGTTGACTTATAACAAAGTGATTTTCGTTTTCTTCTTAGTGTTTAGCATAATCTATTTCCTATATAATATTTGTTTTAGTAAATATCGAAAGATCTTGGACTACAAAAGATTTCAAAAGTTTTCCGAATCTAGTGATTCAATTTTTCAAATGATTTTTGGAATTAATGAAATTAAGATTTATCAAGCCGAACATCAGAAATTACTGAAATGGAAAAACGTTCAAGCTGATATATTTAAGATAAATATTCAATCATCAAAACTTCTCAATTTCCAAGAAGTGGGCAGTTTGTTTTTAAGTGAAATAAAGAATTTCGGAATTTTATTTTATTGCAGTTTATTGGTTATCCGAGGCGATTTAACGTTGGGTATGATGTTGTCAGTGCAATACATCGTAGGTCTTCTAAGCGTACCTCTATATGAATTTATCATTTTTATGAATGACTTCGTAGAGTCCCGAGCGGCTTATGAGCGTATTGTTGATATATATGAATTTCCAGATGAACAACATGAATTATCATTAACTGATATTGTCAATATAAAAAACTATCAAGCACCTAAATCAGCCGATTTGCAAACTTCAATTCTGTTTAATGACTCTGTAAATCAGCAATCCGAACAAATATCTAATGATATAAAAACAAAATATGTTCCTGAGAAAGAAATCATAGATTACAATTTAGATGTGAAAAATGCATCCTTTACTTACCAAAAATCTTATGCAAATGATGATAACTTGTTTAAACTGAAAAATATAAACTTCAGTTTAACGAGTGGAAAAAAAACTGCTATAGTAGGTTCAAGTGGTAGTGGTAAAACAACCCTTCTTAAGGTAATTTTAAGATTCTACCCAATTGATGATGGAAATATATTCTTAAATAACGATCTTTTTTATAATATTCCTGTTGATCAATGGAGAAGTTTATGTAGCCCAGTATTGCAAGATGGATATATATTTTCTGACACAATCGCTAATAATATTGCGTTGGGCGACGCTAATCCTCATATTGACAAAGTTACCAAAGCTGCTAGAGTGGCTGAGATATTTGATTTCGTTAATTCGCTGCCAGGGAAATTTGAAACCTTTATTGGCGGTAATGGACACGGTTTAAGTCAAGGTCAAAAACAGAGGATACTTATTGCAAGAGCGATTTATAAAGACTCTCCATTCTTTTTCTTCGACGAGGCCACCTCATCATTAGACTCCCTGAATGAGAGAAATATTATGGACAATATCTATAATTCATTAGGTGACAAAACCATGCTAATAATTGCACATCGTTTAAGCACAGTTATAAGAGCGGATGAAATTTTAGTTATGGATAATGGTGAAATTGTAGAAAGAGGTAATCATACCTCTTTAGTAGCTCAAAAAGGTATGTATTATAATTTGGTTAAAAATCAGTTAGACTTAGCTAAGGAATGA
- the gwsG gene encoding grasp-with-spasm system ATP-grasp peptide maturase, whose product MILIFSQNFDPSTDKVIDWLVHFKKPFIRINYNTDYVESVFLELSDDCELGMDNVDQPYQIDNYIRALTFTLTSGVKIDLKTINSVWYRRGGMPSYNSFFIDFSVLKLKFFIKKSQEYLDTEYNEIVRYIYFYLFKNCRVKNLGTPFLSASNKPQYLTLAKLYGLKIPNFYIVSRKSELKYALSKSRNNITKGISEMIMFAKDYLRLISYTSKIDEADTDMVDDRFFPSGIQKEIIKLADIRVVYLHGKCFSMAIFSQNNHRTSTDFRNYDSVEPNRNTPFKLPASFENKLKLLCEHIGLNFCSIDVLLDRDYQLYFLEINPVGQFGMVSMPCNYHIEKIIAEKL is encoded by the coding sequence ATGATTCTTATTTTTAGTCAAAATTTCGACCCCTCCACGGATAAAGTAATCGATTGGTTGGTTCATTTTAAGAAACCCTTTATAAGGATAAACTATAACACAGACTACGTTGAATCCGTTTTTTTAGAGTTGTCGGATGACTGTGAATTAGGCATGGATAACGTTGATCAACCTTATCAAATTGATAATTATATTCGCGCGCTAACGTTCACCTTAACCAGTGGAGTAAAAATTGATTTAAAAACAATAAATAGCGTTTGGTATAGAAGAGGTGGAATGCCAAGCTACAACAGCTTTTTTATTGATTTTTCGGTACTTAAATTGAAATTTTTTATAAAGAAGTCACAGGAATATCTTGATACTGAATATAACGAAATAGTCAGATACATATATTTTTATCTTTTTAAAAATTGTAGAGTCAAAAATTTGGGAACCCCATTTTTATCAGCCTCCAATAAGCCACAATATCTAACGTTAGCGAAACTATATGGACTAAAAATTCCTAATTTTTATATTGTTTCACGAAAAAGTGAATTAAAATATGCCTTAAGTAAGTCCAGAAACAACATTACAAAAGGCATTTCAGAAATGATAATGTTTGCAAAGGACTATTTAAGATTGATATCTTACACTAGTAAAATCGATGAAGCTGATACTGATATGGTAGATGATAGATTCTTTCCGTCAGGTATCCAAAAAGAGATCATAAAACTGGCTGACATTAGAGTTGTATACTTGCATGGGAAATGTTTCTCTATGGCTATTTTTTCTCAAAACAATCATAGAACAAGTACCGATTTTAGGAATTATGATTCTGTAGAACCTAATCGAAATACTCCATTTAAACTTCCAGCTTCATTTGAAAATAAGCTTAAGCTGTTATGTGAGCATATTGGCCTTAATTTTTGTTCCATTGATGTCTTATTAGATAGAGATTATCAATTATATTTTTTAGAAATCAATCCTGTTGGTCAGTTCGGCATGGTGTCGATGCCATGTAATTATCACATAGAAAAAATAATAGCTGAAAAATTATGA